The Deltaproteobacteria bacterium nucleotide sequence ACAATTATCTCCAAATCATTCGGTTGTGATCACGGCATTGCAAGCCAGACGATTCTCCTTGGCGCCACGGAAAAGGGCCTGGGGGGATGCATGGTCGGCGCTGTCAAGCGAAAGGAACTCCGCGACGCCCTGGCCATCCCGGGGCACCTTGAGATCCTGCTGGTCCTTGCCATTGGCAAACCCAAGGAGAAAGTGGTGATTGACACTGTGGGGCCTGATGGAGATATCAAGTACTGGCGGGACAGCAAGGATGTTCACCATGTCCCGAAGCGATCTGTTGACGAGATCATTGTGGCTTAACTACGCCTTCCTCTGGTTCGAACGTGACTTCAAAGAACCGATTCCCCATGTCATGTTTTTTGTCTGTCAGTAGCTGTTGGCGGCCCTCTTCGCTGATTTCTTCATCCTTTTGAGCGGTCTCATAAAGCTCTTCCAAGGGCTGATTGAGGAACATCTTGCAGAACTTCTCCGCATTTCTCTTAAGGAGTGTCCTGGTCGAGGGTGCCGGTGCGCCGCGGCCCAGTGCAACGATGTAGTCCGTATAGGGGGCAGGGGGGCCGATGTCGACTGCTTTAGCATACCAAAGGGTCTTGTTTGTGCCAACCTGGATTACCCGAATGCGCTCGTCAACGCGTGACGCCTGATGAAGACCGCCTTCGAAATAGTATAGCAAATCTCCTGTTATGATCAGATCGTAGTGCTTGCTTCGGGCTATGTCCATCAAGTTCTCCAAACGGATATCCGAAACATCTGATTCAAGTGACACACTTGTAAATACAGAGTTTCTGAGCAACTCCTCATATAAAGATTCACAGGCAACTCTTCCCACACCCCCTGCATAAGGGGGCTCCCTGAAGCTAAAGACAGCCACTTGGCACGAGGTGTAATCATCATGGAGAGGAGCTTCGTAGATGTGTTCTGGCAGGCCGGCAGGCTTTAGAAGGACATTGCGCTGATACGTACACGCACAACCAGCGACGCAAAATACCATCACCATCGCACACACCGTGATCTTGGTTGACACCCTCATTGTTTCATAATCCCCCACCATCATATTCTTGACCAAGTCGAATAGACCTTACCCTTGCCACCCTTTTACATCACTACTCAAATACTGTGCCAAAAGCTTCAACTACGGACCGGACCAAGAAGTTTATGTCCTTAATTGGGCAGTTTGCGGCAAGCACGATGTGCAACTGCTTTATATTACACAGTTAAGTCACTTCATGTACCCTTGCTACGGGGGTTGGATACAAACCCGAGAGCAGGAATCACTACGCATATCAGCGCCCTCCTACGTGGAAATTTTTTCCTAAGTCAACCGATTGACATGGACGGTGTTTCCTGATAGATACGGCGATACTCTGGACTAAAATACAAGGCCGGGTCCCACTGGAACTTGCGGTCCGGCAGGCAACCGAAAGGAGTGTGACAACATGTCAAGACCGTTTGCAAAATGTGTGTCGTGGTATCTTGTTTTGGCGATGTTCATTATAGGGGTTGCCCCGAGGGTTGACGCGGGTCTCTCCCCATCAGAGGTGATCGCTCTTTCCCAGGCTGACAGGACTTCTGACCTTCAGAAGATTCAAAAGATTCTTGAGACAAAGATGATAGGGAAAAGGCTTGAACAATTCGGTTTTTCGTCTGACGAAATCAAAGCGAGACTTGGCCGGCTCAATGATCAAGAGATCCATCAGTTCGCCCTGAGGCTTGACGAAATCAAGATAGGCGGCGGAGGATTCGAGGTCATTGTAGTGCTTCTTCTCATAGGAATACTGATCGGACTTTGGCTTCATGTTTCAGGGAAAAAAGTTGTTATTCAAAACAGATAGTGCTGACGTTGCAAAACGCTCATTTCGCTCCCTTCCGTATTATTTGCAGCAAGCTTATCTTGCCACTTAATAAATCCGCTTGGGCTCGGGGATGGCTGCGTATATTCCTTCTGATCCTGCTTTTGCTTGTCTCGTGTGCCCCAACTCCTGATTCCAGGGAAACCAGATTCCATGTCATAGAAAACGTGCCGTTTTATCCGCAGCAAGCATACCAGTGTGGTCCTGCCGCACTGGCAGGCGTTCTGAACTACTGGCGCTTGGGTGTCTCTACTGAAGATATTGCGGGTGATATTTATAGTAAGTCAGCAAAGGGAACACTTGATGTGGATATCGTCTTTTACGCCAGGAAGAAAGGTTTTAAAGCCAGGCAGTATAAGGGCAGCGTTGAAGATGTTAAGCGTAATATTGATTTGGGCTACCCTGTAATAGTCTTAGTTGACTATGGTTTCTGGGTATATCAGCAGGGCCATTTTATGGTTGTTGTCGGCTACAATGAAAATGGAATTCTTGCAAATTCAGGAACAGAGCGGCTTAGATTCATATCTTTCCAGGACTTCATTAAGTCCTGGAAAAGAACAAAGCGCTGGACGATGCTGATAACCCCCGAAGATTGAACAACATGCCAAATGTGAGTCACAAAGCATCCCCTTTCTTGGCGCTCAGCTTTTGCTTACTGCTGGTTCTTTCTGGTTGTGCCTTTCCAAGGATCGTCGTGCTTGAAGACCCCCTCACTCCTGAGGAACACTTAGATTTGGGAGTGGCCTATGAGAAAAATGGTGAGTTTGGCAATGCCATAAAAGAATATGAATTGGCGGCCAAGCAGCTTCCTGTTGCTTATCTTTATCTTGGCAATGCCCATTTTCACAATAATGAGTTCAATGAAGCGGAACAATATTACAAACTGGCAATAAGAAAAGAAGCCTTCAATGCTGATGCCTATAACAACCTTGCATGGCTTTACTACGTGAAAGAAAAAAATCTCAATGAGGCAGAAGGCCTTGCCCTAAAGGCCCTGGAACTGAATCCTTCGAAAAGCAACGTTTACGGGGATACTCTTGAAAAGATCAGGGAGCTTAGAAAGACGGTTGAGTAAGGCGTCGATTTGCTGCTATCCTTTTTGGTCGACCAACAATGACTGGCCCGGGTATATCATCGACCTCGGTGTCAGGTCATTGATGCGGAGGAACCGTTCCAGTTTCATATTGTGAAGCATGGCGATCTGATATGGAGTATCTCCCCGTTTAACCAGGTAAGAGTTGGTGCCTTCCTGTGTTTTTTCCACATTTGTACCCTTGCGGATAATGAGTGTCTGGCCGATATGGAGCCGGGTGCTCTTCAGGTTGTTTAGCCGTATGATTTCCTGGATGTTGGTTCTATACGCTCGAGCCAACAGCCACAGAGAGTCACCCCTTTTGACGCGGTGCCGAAGGGGTTTTGTCGTGTCTGCGCGGGCAGCCTGGCTCGCTATGGCGTACGAGCGTCCTTTCCATCTTGTAGGGATCTTGAGCTTCTGTCCAACTCTGAGGTAGTTTTGTCTTCGCAGGTTGTTAGCCTGCATAATGGCGCGGACACTAGTTCGGTAGCGGCGCGCCAGATGTGACAGTGTCTCGCCTCGCCGGACCCGATGATATTCATAGAGTCTCCTGGGCGGCGTATACACCGGGATGTCGTCGAGCTTTGCGCTCAATATCGAACCCTTCTCCGCAGGCACCTTAAGCTCATAAGATGAAGGCGGGGTCACCTTGTAGCGGAGTTCCGGGTTAAGCATCTCGATGTTTTTACTTTGGACGCCCAGAGCCTTGGCGATGTCCTTCAAATGAACCTGTTTGGGCACAGTAACCAACTCATAAGAAAGAGGCGGGTCTGGGGGCTGGAGATCGAAGCCGTATTTCTGCGGGTCATTTAGGATATAGAGGACTGCAAGGAACCGGGGGACATATCGGGCCGTTTCCCAGGGGAGCCTTTCAAAAAGATCCCAGAAGTTGTCGAGATACTTGATGTTTTGATTGCGGATGACCCTAAGAACCCTGAATTCACCACAGTTGTAAGCTGCCAGCACTGTGCTCCAGTCTCCGAATATCTTGTGAAGCTCTTGAAGATAGGAAATAGCCGCCTTGGTAGACTTGCCAATGTCCATTCGCTCGTCTATCCATTGGTCCCGGCTGAGACCAAACTTGTAGCCTGTGGACGGTATGAATTGCCAGAGACCAAGGGCCCGTGCCCTGGACAGCGCCTTGACCTTAAACCCGCTTTCTATCAGTGGAAGCCAGGAAAGCTCCTTTGGAAGTCCTGCCTCCTCCAGGGCTTTGAGGATCTCAAAGCGGTGTCTGCCGGAGCGTTCATAGGAACTGAGAAAAAATTTTCTTTCTGGGCCCTGGAACAGCTTGATCTCCTTCTGGACATGTCGATTCATGACCATCGGAATGGCATTGTGGTTTCCGTTGACCACTGTGCGCTGGGAGGCATAGATCTCAAGCATTCGCTTGCAGATCATAAACCGGATATCCTCTTTCTGTTGGATCAACTTCGGCTTCTTGTTGGTATCGGCCTGCAAGATCAAGTTGTAGGCTTGATCGAGTGAGGCAACGGCATTGTCAAAATCCCCTTTCCCCCAAAAATCCTGCGAAGCCTGACAAAACTCCAGCGCCTCATCCAGGATTGGCTGAGCATCTTTTGGTTCATCGGTCTCAGCAGATAGGCCGGCCGTGGAGGACGCCTGAGGGTTCATTTCCATTGGGTCGGCTGCAGTGTCCGCAGCAGCGCTGCCAGGAAGGGATGCTGACTCCGCGGTTGTTTCCGTATCCATGGACCCAGCCGACGGATCAGTTGCCTGGTCTTGAGAGGATGCCAGCCGGACATCCGACGTGTCATTGACTGCTGCGTTTTGAAAAGGGGTTTTCTTCGAAGCTGACGAACAAGCAGTGAGCGCGCAAACAACAAGTACCAACAGCACTTCTTTGAAATATGGCCTCATATCATCCTTACCTGATTTTTCTGGCACGCCTTTTGTGAAAAACCCCCTACCGTAATTAAGGCAAGGGGCCGAGTCGTCAGAGCGATCTGTTAGCAATGGACACATCTGTTGTCAAGCCTTTCCAACGCGTTGTCGAAAATTCGGCCGAACAATCCAAAGATAATCGCAGCTCTTTGCCGGGGTCACACGCCAACCATATCGTACAAGCAAACTTTGTGCCTTTCTTAGGGCCTGGCACAAAAAAGAGGTTGTTTCTTGAGCGCTGGAAACAGAACTGCTGCTCAGGCCGGTGTCTCACAGGGCTTTTGCGGGTGAGGACCGGTTGGCACTTCTTTTCACGCGACGGATGTATTCCTCTATCCTGTCAAGAAGGGGGGCAAGCGTGTGCTCGTCATTTGCCGAGATGGGGATACCGCGCCACCTGCGTGTGAGCCTTTTTACGGCCAAAGGGTCGATGAGGTCTTGTTTGTTAAGGACCGTGAGCACAGGGATGCTGTCCAAACGAAGGTTTTCGAGGATCCGTTCTACAGATTCTATCTGGTGGGGAAATCTCGCATTGCTTATATCGATGACATGGATGAGAAGGTCAGCGTCTTCAAGTTCTTCAAGGGTGGCACGAAAAGCTGTTATCAATTCCTGAGGGAGTTCTCGGATGAACCCCACCGTATCGGTAATAATGACCTCGGCCTCCTTTGGGAGCCTCTTTCTGCGGCTTGTCGGGTCCAGTGTAGCAAACAGCCTGCTTTCGGCCAGCACTGAACTGCGGGTAAGGGTATTTAAAAGTGTGGACTTGCCCGCGTTGGTATATCCAATGATGGATATGATCGGCAACCCTTTCTTGTTCCGCTTGGCCCGCCGCTGAGCCCGTTGTTTCTGGATGGACGCAAGGGACTTCTCCAGGCGGGCTATGCGATTTCGAACGCGTCGTCGGTCAATCTCCAATTTGGTCTCACCCGGACCCCTGCCGCCAATACCACCAGCGAGGCGAGACATGGCCGTGCCCTTTCCAAGAAGCCGAGGGAGGAGGTATTTGAGCTGAGCCAGCTCCACCTGGATTTTTCCCTCGCGGCTCTGGGCCCGCTGGGCAAAAATATCCAGGATTAGTTGCGTTCGGTCTATAACCTTCAGTTCTATTAGATCCGTAATAGAGCGGATCTGGGAGGGGTTCAGCTCTTGATCGAAAATCAGAAGATCCACGCCTTTTTGTAGCGCCAGAATAACCAGCTCGCTAAGCTTTCCCTGGCCCATGAGAAAGCGAGGATCTACCCGCTGTCGGTGTTGAATGACAGTGTCGATAACCGCAATCTGACAGGACTCTGCAAGCTCCCGGAGTTCTGCCATGGAGTCTTGCGCCACACGTTTAGGGGCTGTGGTAACACTCACAAGAACGGCCTGATCCCATTTTCCTTTTAGCTTCTGAGCCCGTGCTTTGCGGGCAAATTCAGATTCAAGGGACCGGATAAGGCCCTCGCAATCTATGTCAAGCTCCCCTGATCCAAGAGGGGAAAGGATTTCCCAGTTTGCCCCATTTCTGCCTTCCGGAAGGAGGTGGGCGGCATGGACCCGAAGCGGGTACCCCTGGGCATCGATCGTTATGGCAGCCATAAGGTCGAGGTTGAGAAGGGCCAAATCCATGAGATCATCCTGTGTCAGGGGCTCATTTTGGAGATGAGTATGCACACAGCGAAGACCCTTTAGTCGCCCTCCGCCGGAGCGATATTTTTCCAGATTCGGGATCACAATCTGCTGGTGGGTGCCGACCATGACATAGGCAGTCCGCCCGTGGCGATCGAGCAGGATGCCGATCTGACGGCGGATCTCAAAAGAAAGCTGACAAATGGCCTTGGAGAGCTCCGGCGAGACGATATAAGCAGGCGGAGTTTTCCGACGATAAAGATTAGTCAGACGGCGAACCTGGTCTGCCTTCAATCCGCCAATATGTCCATGAACTTTGATTATTCGATTCCTAGGTCACTGCGGATTCTACTGCCGCCGTCCAATCCTCAAACCTGGTGTACTCTTCCAAAAAGGTAAGGTTCACAGTTCCGATGGGGCCATTTCGCTGTTTGGCCACGATGAGTTCAGCAAGCAGCATCCTGGACGGGTCCAGGTCCTTATTATAGACCTTGTCACGATAGATAAATATTATGACATCTGCATCCTGCTCAATAGCTCCGGACTCACGAAGATCAGACAACACTGGTCGCTTATTGGTTCGCTCCTCCACCTTACGATTAAGCTGGGACAACGCAATCACCGGGATGTTGAGTTCCTTTGCCAATGCTTTGAGCGACCTTGAAATTTCAGATATCTCCAATTCTCGGCGTTCGGCAGAGGCCCGTCCCTTCATAAGCTGCAGATAGTCAATGGTGATGAGGCAAAGGCCTTTTTCCATCTTCATGCGGCGGGCCTTGGCCCGTATTTCCAAGGCAGAAATCAATGGTGAATCATCGATAAAGATGGGGATATCGTAAAGCGCCCCGGCAGCCCGGTTAATTCGCGCCAGGTCTGTTTGACTCAAGAACCCACCACGCATGCGCGCTGAGTCGACACTGGCTTCGGCTGAGAGCATGCGCAAGGAAAGTTGCTCTTTTGACATCTCCAGCGAGAAGATTGCCGCAGGTTCTCCTGTTTGAAGGCTCGCATTACGCGCGATGTTCAGTGCGAGAGCGGTCTTGCCCATGCTTGGACGGCCTGCAATCACAATGAGCTCGGCTGGCTGAAATCCAGAGGTTTTCTGGTCGAGATCTTGAAATCCGGTGGGCACCCCGGTGACTAGGACCTTGTTTGCGTAGGCCTCCTCTACGGCTTTGTACGTATCTGTCAGGATGTCTTTCAGAGCGAAAAAAGATGGCTTGACCTTGTTTTCCGAGACGTCAAATATGCTACGCTCGGCAAAATCGAGGACCTCTTCCACATCGCCTCTGTCTTCAAAGCACCGGGTGGTGATAGCCGCGGACCGCTCTATAAGACGTCTCAGGGTGGCTTTTTCTTTGATGATCTTGGCGTGGTGGGAGGCGTTGACGGCCATCGGCACCGTGTCCACGAGCTCAGCCAGATAGGACGCACCACCAACCGATTCAAGCTGTCCCTGTTCTTTCAGCAAGTTTGTAAGGGTCACCAGATCGGCCGGTTCGTTTCTCTCAAAGAGTTCCACCATGCCCTTGAATATCTTGCTATGGACCTCACGGTAAAAGTCCTGCTCGCAAAGAATTTCCAGGACTTCAGGCAGTGTTCTGTTGTCGATCAGAATGGCGCTCAGAATGGATTGTTCCGCCTCAGCGTTGTGAGGTGGAACCTTCTGCAACCAGGGATCATTAGTGCTCATAGGACCTATTCTTCTGCAACCACCTTAACCGTGATCTCTGGGTTGACGTCGGGATGGAGTTGAACAGGTACGATATATGATCCAAGCGTCTTGATAGGTTCAGAGAGCAGGATCGTTTTTCTATCCACCTCAAAGCCTTGAGCCTTCAGTTGATGCTCAATATCTCGCGTTGAAACCGAACCGTAGAGCTTATCATCTTCAGAGACCTTGGCGGCAATAGTGCATATGGCTCCCTGGATCGTCTTGGCCATGGCTTCAGCCTTGCTTAGGTTTTTGACAGTCTTGAGTTCCAACTGCTTTTTCTCTCTTTCAAGCAGTTTGCTGTTTGCAGCCGTAGCCAGGACTGCCTTTTTTTGTGGGAAAAGGTAATTCCTGGCGTAACCGTTGGCCACCGTTACCTCATCTCCAACGGTGCCGAGCGATTCAATAGTCTCTCTGAGAATTACTTTCATTTTTGTCATTCGCTCCTTTTTTCATTCGCCTGAAATCGATCCACACATCAAAAAAGCCCGCTGCAATAACCAGCAGAAGAACAAACTGCTGGATTGCTATGAGGCCGTACAGGATGCCCCTGAGTATTTTTGGAAATTGTTTTTTCTCGAAATAGAAAGAGACGATGGCAATACCCTGGAAGAAGTATATCGTCATCATGATAATCAGACCGTTAGCTCCAAAGAGCTTGAAGCCTTTGTGGGGAAGGAGAACCAGAATGCCGGACAAGATGACCAGCCAGACCAGGGGTTCGGGCGCTTTCCATTTATTGAGGGCGCCAAAGTCCGGGCAGAACAGCTTTCTGCTCTTCAAAAGCGGGCGGGCCAGCAAGAGGTTGCTCCAGACCACAAGGAGGGTCGAGACTATGACGATGGCGGGCATGATGCGAAGCATAACGTAAAGGATGCCTTCCATAGACTGAGCAAGGATGCCGATTTTTTCTTCAGATACGTCCATTTCTCTGTATATGCTCAGGGCCAGTTCAAGGTTCCCGTGCAGATAATTAGATATCTGGTCCCAGAGGCTTTCAGCCGAAATCAGGCCATATAGCGCCAATATCACGGCTCCGGTTCCCAGAATAACACCCGTGGTTACTGCCACTGTTTTCTCCAGGGAGAGATCCATCTCAAACATCTCGGACAGAATGAGCCCTATAAGGCCCAGTTCGAAAAAACACACAGTGGAGGTCACGGAACGCCAGCGCATCGCAGAGGCAACGATGAGGGTAACGGCAACGAGGATGAGCACCCCCCGTGGGCGACCCAGTCTTGACCGGTAGAAAAGGATGGGAAGGGGAACAAACACGCTGAAAAGGAGCCCCACAACCGGAATATACAAACCGGCCAGAGCAATCAGAGTGGTGATTGCGGTGGCCATGAGCAATTCCTTGTGTGGCTCGTTATGGGTGATATGGCTCACAGTGGACTATCCTTCTTGTTGAACACGTCAAGCCGGTTGGTTCCCCAAACTCATGAGGCTTGGAGGCTGTCCGAGAATGAGAGATTTTTTGCAAGGTCAAGGAAGGCGATCCGCCCCCGGCGGATTAACCAGAGGAATACATTGAGTATTTTGAGTCCGCCTCCGGCGGATGAGCCTGACCTGTCTGCGTGCGGACACGCACAGGCCTGACGCAGAGATTGCAGGAAATAGCCGTTCTCGGATAGCCTTCTTGCTGAGCCGAAGGGGTGAGCCACACTATCAGTAAAGGCTCAGGGTGGCTGCGTATGGCATCAGCGCAATAGTCCTTGCCCTTTTTATGGCCGTCGTGAGCTGGCGCTGGTGTTTGGCACAATTGCCGGATATTCGCCTCGGGATAATCTTGCCCCTCTCTGTCGTAAAGAGCCTGAGGGTTCGAGGATTCTTATAATCAACGACAAAGCTGCTGTCTGCGCAAAACCGGCAAATTTTTCTCCTGCGAAACACCCTGCGCTTCTGCCTTCTCTGCCTATACACTGCCATTTGCGGGCTCCTCCTCTTCGTTTGCTTGTTCCTGGTTCTCCTGCCCCTCGGTTTCACCAGTGGTGGGCTCAGATGTCTCTTCCGGTGGAGTCTCCCCTGGCTGAGTCTCCTCTGCTGGAGCCTCCTCTTGAGCCTCGCCTGCTGCTACCTCCTGCACTGGTTCAGGCTTTGATTCCTCCTCTTCCTTTGCGGCCGCCTCGATCTCGGCCTTCACTCGTTCCGGATCGACTTCCTTGTCTATGCAGACCGTCATGTACTTCAAGGCTCGATCATCCAGGCGCAAGTTCCTTTCGAGTTCTTTAACCAGAGACCCACCCCCGCAGAATTCCGTAAGGACATAATATCCGCGGGTCTCTTTCTTGATTTCATAGGCAAGCCTTTTTTCGCCCCATTCATCAAATTTGACGAGAAGGCCCTGGGCATCTGAAATGAGATTCGTGAGCTTGTCTAAAACGGACTGGCGTTCTTCCTGGGAAAGAGCGGGGTTTACGATAACCGTAGTTTCATACCTTCTCACTTTTGACATGTCCTCCTTTTGGATGTTAGTAGCCCCGATCTCGACCGGAGCAAGGAGATAAAAAAAATAATTTATATACAACCCCCACGCTTGTCAAGAGAATTTTGCACCACCCGCCGATCTCCGCTGGCGAGATGAGTTTTCGGTGAGTACCTGGTGCGAGCCGATCAAAGCGCTTGGAACAGCCTTGTAAGTCGTGCTATACGTACGGAAAACAGGCAAGACGCTTGAAGTCCCTGCAAGAGGAACACAGCGCAGTGCCCCCCAAATACGAATACATAGAACACACAGCAGACCTGGGGTTCAGAGCTTACGGCACAAGCCCTGAGTTGTTGTTTGCCAACGCAGCCGAGGCCCTGTTTGAAGTCTTGGTATCCCTCGAAACTATTCGGCCGAAAGAGGAACGGATTGTAGAGGTAGAAGCGCCTGGCTTTGACGCCTTAATGGTCAGTTGGCTAAGCGAACTCCTTTATCTGTTCGATACAGAGGGCCTGCTGCTAAACCTGTTTGAAATCAAGAGGATAGAAGAGGACTACCTGCGAGCAACGGTTTGCGGGGAATTCATGGACCCGGCACGACATGAAATTAGAACCGGTATCAAGGCGGTCACGTATCACAAACTCTATGTGAGAAAGAATGACGGTATGTGGGAAACCCAGGTCATTGTCGACCTGTGAGAATACGTAGAAGGTAGTATAACTCCTCCCTCAACAGAGAGGTAATTCTTATGCCAAGAGATATCGCGGTAGAAAAACTTGATGATTTTCGATGGCTTATCCCAAAGACGGGAAAAATGAGAACCCAAGGGCTTGTCTATACGGATGAGACCATGTTGGCTACAATCAAAAAGGATGCAAGCCTTGAACAGGTGGCCAATGTAGCCTGCCTTCCAGGGATCGTAGGTCGCTCCATGGCCATGCCCGACATTCAC carries:
- a CDS encoding nitroreductase family protein; protein product: MIVDLVGKNRSYRRFYQDFSIERQALEELVGLTRHCASAANLQPLKYILSCDPEKNALIFKHLAWAGYLKDWPGPPEGERPSAYIIVLGDTIISKSFGCDHGIASQTILLGATEKGLGGCMVGAVKRKELRDALAIPGHLEILLVLAIGKPKEKVVIDTVGPDGDIKYWRDSKDVHHVPKRSVDEIIVA
- a CDS encoding PA2779 family protein, which gives rise to MSRPFAKCVSWYLVLAMFIIGVAPRVDAGLSPSEVIALSQADRTSDLQKIQKILETKMIGKRLEQFGFSSDEIKARLGRLNDQEIHQFALRLDEIKIGGGGFEVIVVLLLIGILIGLWLHVSGKKVVIQNR
- a CDS encoding peptidase C39 family protein; its protein translation is MLVSCAPTPDSRETRFHVIENVPFYPQQAYQCGPAALAGVLNYWRLGVSTEDIAGDIYSKSAKGTLDVDIVFYARKKGFKARQYKGSVEDVKRNIDLGYPVIVLVDYGFWVYQQGHFMVVVGYNENGILANSGTERLRFISFQDFIKSWKRTKRWTMLITPED
- a CDS encoding tetratricopeptide repeat protein, producing MPNVSHKASPFLALSFCLLLVLSGCAFPRIVVLEDPLTPEEHLDLGVAYEKNGEFGNAIKEYELAAKQLPVAYLYLGNAHFHNNEFNEAEQYYKLAIRKEAFNADAYNNLAWLYYVKEKNLNEAEGLALKALELNPSKSNVYGDTLEKIRELRKTVE
- a CDS encoding LysM peptidoglycan-binding domain-containing protein; the protein is MRPYFKEVLLVLVVCALTACSSASKKTPFQNAAVNDTSDVRLASSQDQATDPSAGSMDTETTAESASLPGSAAADTAADPMEMNPQASSTAGLSAETDEPKDAQPILDEALEFCQASQDFWGKGDFDNAVASLDQAYNLILQADTNKKPKLIQQKEDIRFMICKRMLEIYASQRTVVNGNHNAIPMVMNRHVQKEIKLFQGPERKFFLSSYERSGRHRFEILKALEEAGLPKELSWLPLIESGFKVKALSRARALGLWQFIPSTGYKFGLSRDQWIDERMDIGKSTKAAISYLQELHKIFGDWSTVLAAYNCGEFRVLRVIRNQNIKYLDNFWDLFERLPWETARYVPRFLAVLYILNDPQKYGFDLQPPDPPLSYELVTVPKQVHLKDIAKALGVQSKNIEMLNPELRYKVTPPSSYELKVPAEKGSILSAKLDDIPVYTPPRRLYEYHRVRRGETLSHLARRYRTSVRAIMQANNLRRQNYLRVGQKLKIPTRWKGRSYAIASQAARADTTKPLRHRVKRGDSLWLLARAYRTNIQEIIRLNNLKSTRLHIGQTLIIRKGTNVEKTQEGTNSYLVKRGDTPYQIAMLHNMKLERFLRINDLTPRSMIYPGQSLLVDQKG
- the hflX gene encoding GTPase HflX; its protein translation is MIKVHGHIGGLKADQVRRLTNLYRRKTPPAYIVSPELSKAICQLSFEIRRQIGILLDRHGRTAYVMVGTHQQIVIPNLEKYRSGGGRLKGLRCVHTHLQNEPLTQDDLMDLALLNLDLMAAITIDAQGYPLRVHAAHLLPEGRNGANWEILSPLGSGELDIDCEGLIRSLESEFARKARAQKLKGKWDQAVLVSVTTAPKRVAQDSMAELRELAESCQIAVIDTVIQHRQRVDPRFLMGQGKLSELVILALQKGVDLLIFDQELNPSQIRSITDLIELKVIDRTQLILDIFAQRAQSREGKIQVELAQLKYLLPRLLGKGTAMSRLAGGIGGRGPGETKLEIDRRRVRNRIARLEKSLASIQKQRAQRRAKRNKKGLPIISIIGYTNAGKSTLLNTLTRSSVLAESRLFATLDPTSRRKRLPKEAEVIITDTVGFIRELPQELITAFRATLEELEDADLLIHVIDISNARFPHQIESVERILENLRLDSIPVLTVLNKQDLIDPLAVKRLTRRWRGIPISANDEHTLAPLLDRIEEYIRRVKRSANRSSPAKAL
- the dnaB gene encoding replicative DNA helicase; its protein translation is MSTNDPWLQKVPPHNAEAEQSILSAILIDNRTLPEVLEILCEQDFYREVHSKIFKGMVELFERNEPADLVTLTNLLKEQGQLESVGGASYLAELVDTVPMAVNASHHAKIIKEKATLRRLIERSAAITTRCFEDRGDVEEVLDFAERSIFDVSENKVKPSFFALKDILTDTYKAVEEAYANKVLVTGVPTGFQDLDQKTSGFQPAELIVIAGRPSMGKTALALNIARNASLQTGEPAAIFSLEMSKEQLSLRMLSAEASVDSARMRGGFLSQTDLARINRAAGALYDIPIFIDDSPLISALEIRAKARRMKMEKGLCLITIDYLQLMKGRASAERRELEISEISRSLKALAKELNIPVIALSQLNRKVEERTNKRPVLSDLRESGAIEQDADVIIFIYRDKVYNKDLDPSRMLLAELIVAKQRNGPIGTVNLTFLEEYTRFEDWTAAVESAVT
- a CDS encoding 50S ribosomal protein L9, which gives rise to MKVILRETIESLGTVGDEVTVANGYARNYLFPQKKAVLATAANSKLLEREKKQLELKTVKNLSKAEAMAKTIQGAICTIAAKVSEDDKLYGSVSTRDIEHQLKAQGFEVDRKTILLSEPIKTLGSYIVPVQLHPDVNPEITVKVVAEE
- a CDS encoding YybS family protein, producing the protein MSHITHNEPHKELLMATAITTLIALAGLYIPVVGLLFSVFVPLPILFYRSRLGRPRGVLILVAVTLIVASAMRWRSVTSTVCFFELGLIGLILSEMFEMDLSLEKTVAVTTGVILGTGAVILALYGLISAESLWDQISNYLHGNLELALSIYREMDVSEEKIGILAQSMEGILYVMLRIMPAIVIVSTLLVVWSNLLLARPLLKSRKLFCPDFGALNKWKAPEPLVWLVILSGILVLLPHKGFKLFGANGLIIMMTIYFFQGIAIVSFYFEKKQFPKILRGILYGLIAIQQFVLLLVIAAGFFDVWIDFRRMKKGANDKNESNSQRDY
- a CDS encoding 30S ribosomal protein S18 gives rise to the protein MAVYRQRRQKRRVFRRRKICRFCADSSFVVDYKNPRTLRLFTTERGKIIPRRISGNCAKHQRQLTTAIKRARTIALMPYAATLSLY
- the rpsF gene encoding 30S ribosomal protein S6 encodes the protein MSKVRRYETTVIVNPALSQEERQSVLDKLTNLISDAQGLLVKFDEWGEKRLAYEIKKETRGYYVLTEFCGGGSLVKELERNLRLDDRALKYMTVCIDKEVDPERVKAEIEAAAKEEEESKPEPVQEVAAGEAQEEAPAEETQPGETPPEETSEPTTGETEGQENQEQANEEEEPANGSV
- a CDS encoding archease, whose translation is MKSLQEEHSAVPPKYEYIEHTADLGFRAYGTSPELLFANAAEALFEVLVSLETIRPKEERIVEVEAPGFDALMVSWLSELLYLFDTEGLLLNLFEIKRIEEDYLRATVCGEFMDPARHEIRTGIKAVTYHKLYVRKNDGMWETQVIVDL